Proteins co-encoded in one Zygotorulaspora mrakii chromosome 5, complete sequence genomic window:
- the SEN1 gene encoding DNA/RNA helicase SEN1 (similar to Saccharomyces cerevisiae SEN1 (YLR430W); ancestral locus Anc_4.310), producing MGGDDEEMSAKEAAQKYIPLIDKVYAGTNTDIPEANLLGELLKLLADLPKGFHLFCDPVLEPISIFCLTIFSFNEQQTVTWLKNKFNPPLATCEKCILKFARGKCRMLQHFAIQRHVPHEHVARFNDIVCIWRIEAILPVLQQISINGNTDVKVTRDIELSMFECLCNPHMLRLNKDFKMTFDAIFKFMYLSKQPFLDPYHSKLVKVFTAGVIFCWCEGSQEQIQWSRSILKKLHKENFNSNASNVTPDIIEEMSIHLIFLQNPANWNELVVSQFWSKLLPIFSFFDKDVFIEFFETPKNLESLKKTVRFPIESIFRLWYNHLGKTYRDKPLEFLLRALNMFLEKLGSEFWTKIDPFTFHSVLDILFERDTFSNKLLRLQNNIIPDDDVEGILSLTGSITDMVSWTLPFYHSLSPAKRIQMVKKVSMAFLRVIANQKSLKSIPKACLMNSSTALLSAVLTITDAERAMLYQRDDFETLLYSKTDSRALLNNPLVQDMVLKSTTSPDILYPELGESAISVSTSAMTVLTKCINLDILLLCQATYKLYLGKRISEVPFSQTLLENLTKKLDLRSFHDGPLFAKQLLVSLEDINGLLVIPSKDREVQKHNNLINLFLPLCTILVGKFTDILPNQLSKVLADGDAAQGFWSCIFSSNTDLYQATTNILYDTFDVEGRLEGIQAILANNLTGHIRAINLVLRQLIKCEYYEPCPRAIRVLMDIVSAFTDPIGGIFSNYSTMKNDDTDAEVCQFWELSWSFLDTIYRCTLRWATKYEYSELENFTKDTLELSRNLVDSYRTFLDILNEPGNILFESVLHAVKNMLYWLRLSDEDLLESCVRLIVSTSELANEKKIPFSDDLVETMAKYAAKAKKFSNKLSEHQAAEILTKARSFNSKITERVVNEAEIYRKTKLSASATPSTSTTTSPQPVDLSESRADFLQRKATSSSITGRPKASQAKITSFGTLQHGSSAHLQQSRLQKPISKMELARRQLLNNRVVHPASNTVFHTKPRSNTGKNTEDSSDESEGDIETARELFATAKSKSRSIQTLDINGKVASKTTNADRAKLEEEYMRRRLNIDLNPFYETVLLWNYCRKSEYPDDEGLEKYSNVNDTFKSVGEYQNVIKPLLLLETWQGLCSARDRGDFKPFSIVVGNRTAVSDFYEVYASAKRSIQDSGITESDLIVLGYFPDYIPGSTLTNDDFKNTPHTCLAKIRTLKNTKGDNVDVTLRIHRNHKFSKFLTLRSEIHAVKVMQMTTVEREYSSLEGLQYYNLVDQVLSAQPLAQGKAPYEEIEVVKEKYRLNLSQAAAIVNTVSKEGFSLIQGPPGTGKTKTILGVIGYFLSTRNITPSNVIQAPAGGESSLTTEQLLKKQKILICAPSNAAVDEIVIRLRDGIIDRNGDQFKPNIVRVGRSDAVNAAIKDLTLEELVEKQLAQKNYEFSANPELEKKFGSAVSKRRELRAKLNAQNDASSTTMSTSDVAKLQLAIRELSKELNQLGRERDEIRERNSVNYRTRDLDRRNAQARILASSSVICSTLSGSAHDVLASLGVRFDTVIIDEACQCTELSSLIPLRYGAKRCIMVGDPNQLPPTVLSGAASDFKYNQSLFVRMEKNSSPYLLDVQYRMHPAISKFPSAEFYNSRLKDGPNMEALNARPWHSLYPLSPYKFFDIVTGQERQNSKSMSYVNIEEIRVAIELVENLLNKFERSVNFSNKIGIISPYKEQTLRMRREFGSYFGSTIMQYVDFNTIDGFQGQEKEIIIISCVRADDTKSSVGFLKDFRRMNVALTRAKTSMWILGHQKSLVKNSLWKHLISNAKQRNCLEYACAGFLDSRNQRARQILGKLRNLGNSLPKDDDYNPTIREKTVSSLCQPEDDRDHQKKQERGHKNGRKGDNSSAVGSKKKKSTIFGATSHVDGPKPHTPFVKQKENSTRNMNKAETTRNSQHLNKNTQTDALCDEENEYVPRLPTDNDQHRYSSTKHINSSTDRQQDENGKETGTDDDNDDYNPVTNYSHGSINKLNQEVKGRANGTTNGSATGRRSHSSNPFIPRKRPHHR from the coding sequence ATGGGGggtgatgatgaggaaatGAGTGCGAAAGAGGCCGCTCAAAAGTATATCCCGTTGATCGATAAAGTTTACGCTGGAACCAATACTGATATACCAGAGGCAAATCTTCTTGGCGAGCTGCTCAAATTACTGGCAGACCTTCCGAAGGGGTTTCATCTATTTTGTGATCCGGTGCTTGAACCcatttcaatcttttgtttaactatcttctctttcaatgAGCAACAAACTGTGACATGGCTGAAAAATAAGTTCAATCCACCTTTAGCTACGTGTGAGAAAtgcattttgaaatttgccAGGGGAAAATGCAGGATGTTGCAGCATTTCGCCATCCAAAGGCATGTACCCCATGAGCATGTCGCAAGATTCAATGACATTGTGTGTATATGGAGGATAGAAGCCATTCTTCCTGTACTTCAGCAAATATCTATCAATGGAAATACTGACGTTAAGGTAACTAGAGACATCGAATTATCAATGTTTGAGTGTCTCTGTAATCCACACATGCTGCGATTGAATAAGGATTTTAAGATGACATTTGATGCTATCTTTAAATTTATGTACCTGTCCAAACAACCCTTTTTGGATCCTTATCACTCTAAGTTGGTGAAAGTTTTCACTGCGGGCGTCATATTTTGTTGGTGTGAAGGCTCTCAGGAACAGATTCAATGGTCTAGAagtattttgaaaaaattgcataaagaaaatttcaattcaaatGCCTCCAATGTCACTCCAGATATTATTGAAGAGATGAGTATacatttaatttttttacaaaatcCTGCAAACTGGAATGAGCTTGTTGTTTCACAATTTTGGTCAAAGTTACTTcctattttttcattctttgataaagatgtCTTCATTGAGTTTTTTGAGACTCCGAAGAATCTTGAATCTCTTAAGAAAACTGTACGGTTTCCAATTGAGTCGATCTTCAGGCTTTGGTATAATCATTTAGGAAAAACATATCGCGACAAGCCACTAGAGTTTCTATTAAGGGCCCTAAACATgtttttggaaaagttgGGCTCTGAGTTTTGGACCAAGATTGATCCGTTCACATTTCATAGTGTCCTTGATATACTTTTTGAACGTgatactttttcaaacaagCTGCTTAGACTTCAAAATAATATTATTCCGGATGATGATGTCGAGGGTATTTTATCGTTAACAGGGTCTATTACTGATATGGTTTCATGGACTTTACCGTTTTATCATTCCCTTTCCCCCGCAAAACGAATTCAGATGGTAAAAAAGGTCTCAATGGCATTTTTGAGAGTAATCGCAAATCAGAAgtcattgaaatcaatcCCCAAAGCTTGTTTGATGAATTCTTCGACAGCACTATTATCTGCGGTACTAACAATAACGGACGCGGAAAGGGCTATGCTTTATCAAAGAGATGATTTTGAGACGCTGCTTTACTCCAAAACGGACTCTCGAGCACTTTTAAATAATCCTTTGGTTCAAGATATGGTTTTAAAATCAACAACTAGCCCTGATATTTTGTATCCTGAACTCGGTGAATCTGCTATATCTGTGTCTACCTCAGCCATGACTGTATTGACGAAATGTATCAATCTCGATATATTGCTTCTCTGCCAGGCAACATACAAGCTTTATTTGGGAAAACGTATAAGCGAAGTGCCGTTCTCGCAGACACTGCTGGAAAACTTGACTAAAAAGCTTGATTTGAGGTCATTCCATGATGGTCCATTGTTTGCGAAACAATTGCTAGTGTCACTAGAGGATATAAATGGGTTACTAGTCATACCTTCCAAGGATAGAGAAGTTCAGAAGCATAATAATCTCatcaatctttttcttccctTGTGTACAATTCTGGTAGGGAAATTTACTGACATTTTGCCCAATCAGTTATCGAAAGTTCTAGCTGATGGAGATGCAGCTCAGGGCTTTTGGTCATGCATATTCTCTTCAAATACCGATTTATATCAAGCTACAACGAATATTTTGTACGATACGTTCGATGTTGAAGGGAGACTCGAAGGTATACAAGCAATTTTAGCTAACAACCTGACGGGGCATATAAGGGCAATAAATCTCGTGCTGCGCCAGCTCATCAAGTGCGAATATTATGAGCCATGCCCTAGGGCTATCCGGGTGCTAATGGATATTGTAAGTGCATTTACGGATCCAATAGGTGGTATCTTCTCAAATTATTCCACTATGAAAAACGATGACACAGATGCAGAAGTATGCCAATTTTGGGAATTATCCTGGTCATTTCTCGATACAATATACCGCTGCACTCTAAGATGGGCCACCAAATATGAATATTCTGAGCTTGAGAACTTTACCAAGGATACTCTCGAACTCAGTAGAAATTTAGTTGATTCCTACAGGACATTTCTcgatattttgaatgaacCAGGAAACATCTTATTTGAAAGTGTTTTGCATGCCGTCAAAAACATGCTTTACTGGCTTAGATTAAGTGATGAAGACCTTCTCGAGTCTTGTGTGCGACTGATCGTTAGTACATCTGAGCttgcaaatgaaaagaaaattccCTTTAGTGACGATCTCGTGGAAACCATGGCAAAGTATGCTGCTAaagccaaaaaattctcaaatAAACTATCTGAACATCAGGCTGCGGAAATCTTGACTAAGGCGCGGTCCTTCAATTCCAAAATTACAGAGAGAGTTGTAAACGAGGCTGAAATTTACCGCAAGACGAAGCTCTCTGCTAGTGCTACTCCCTCAACTTCCACTACCACCTCCCCCCAACCCGTTGATTTATCTGAATCAAGAGCTGactttttgcaaagaaagGCTACCTCTTCTTCTATAACAGGTAGACCAAAGGCATCTCAGGCCAAGATAACTTCTTTTGGAACGTTGCAACATGGGAGCTCTGCACATTTGCAGCAGTCGAGATTACAAAAGCCAATAAGCAAAATGGAGCTTGCGAGACGTCAACTGCTAAATAATAGAGTTGTTCATCCTGCAAGTAATACAGTTTTTCATACAAAACCCAGGAGCAATACGGGTAAAAACACCGAAGATAGTAGCGATGAAAGCGAAGGTGACATTGAAACAGCAAGGGAGCTATTTGCTACAGCAAAATCCAAGTCGAGGAGTATTCAGACATTGGATATTAATGGTAAAGTTGCATCTAAAACAACCAATGCTGACCGGGCgaaattggaagaagagtATATGAGAAGGAGGTTGAACATTGATTTAAATCCATTCTATGAAACAGTTCTATTGTGGAACTACTGTCGCAAGAGCGAATATCCAGATGATGAAGGTTTGGAAAAGTATTCTAATGTAAACGATACTTTCAAATCCGTTGGTGAATATCAAAACGTGATCAAACCTTTGCTTCTCCTAGAGACTTGGCAGGGCCTATGTTCTGCTCGTGATAGAGGAGATTTCAAGCCCTTCAGTATTGTTGTTGGAAATCGAACCGCTGTTTCGGATTTTTACGAAGTTTACGCTTCTGCCAAAAGGTCTATACAGGATTCAGGCATCACAGAATCTGACCTGATAGTCTTGGGgtattttccagattaCATCCCTGGTTCCACACTTACAAAcgatgatttcaaaaacacTCCCCATACTTGCTTGGCAAAGATTCGAACTCTAAAAAACACAAAGGGAGACAATGTTGACGTTACTCTGCGTATTCACCGCAACCAtaaattttccaaattccTCACACTGCGGTCAGAGATTCATGCGGTGAAAGTAATGCAAATGACCACAGTGGAAAGAGAATATAGTTCACTAGAGGGATTGCAGTACTACAACCTTGTTGATCAAGTGTTAAGTGCTCAACCACTCGCTCAAGGTAAAGCTCCGTATGAAGAAATCGAGGttgtgaaagaaaaatatcgaCTCAATCTTTCACAGGCGGCGGCCATTGTCAACACAGTATCGAAAGAAGGATTTTCCTTAATTCAAGGGCCACCTGGTACTGGTAAGACAAAGACCATTTTGGGTGTTATTGGCTATTTTCTTTCGACTCGCAACATCACCCCATCAAACGTTATACAAGCCCCAGCAGGTGGTGAATCATCTTTAACAACGGAGCAACTGTTAAAAAAGCAGAAGATTCTCATTTGTGCTCCTAGTAATGCCGCTGTAGATGAAATTGTTATTCGGCTAAGGGATGGAATTATCGATAGAAATGGCGATCAATTTAAGCCTAATATAGTTCGTGTGGGTAGATCTGACGCTGTTAATGCGGCAATTAAGGACCTTACTCTGGAAGAGCTTGTTGAAAAGCAACTTGCCCAGAAAAACTATGAGTTCTCAGCAAACCCTGAGCTTGAGAAGAAATTCGGCTCAGCTGTCTCGAAAAGAAGAGAGTTGAGAGCTAAATTGAATGCTCAGAATGATGCATCATCAACTACTATGTCAACTTCAGACGTGGCAAAGTTGCAGCTGGCAATCAGAGAATTGAGTAAGGAATTGAATCAGCTCGGAAGAGAGCGAGACGAGAttagagaaagaaattcagTGAACTACAGGACTAGAGATTTAGATAGACGTAATGCTCAGGCCAGGATTTTGGCCAGTAGTAGTGTAATATGCTCAACTTTATCAGGGTCTGCGCATGATGTACTAGCCTCTTTGGGAGTCAGATTTGACACTGTGATAATTGATGAGGCCTGCCAATGTACCGAACTATCTTCCTTAATTCCTTTGAGGTACGGTGCTAAAAGGTGTATTATGGTTGGTGATCCAAATCAACTGCCCCCAACCGTTCTTTCAGGAGCTGCCAGTGATTTCAAGTACAACCAGTCACTCTTTGTTCGTATGGAAAAGAATAGCAGTCCTTATCTTTTGGACGTACAATATCGTATGCACCCGGCTATTAGCAAGTTTCCGTCTGCCGAGTTTTATAATAGTCGTTTGAAGGATGGCCCCAATATGGAGGCTCTAAATGCCAGACCATGGCACTCTTTATATCCACTATCGCCCTATaagttttttgatattgtgACAGGTCAGGAAAGGCAAAATTCCAAGAGTATGTCCTACGTTAACATTGAGGAAATTAGAGTAGCTATTGAACTGGTGGAAAATTTGCtaaataaatttgaaagatcaGTGAATTTCTCTAATAAAATAGGAATAATTTCGCCTTATAAAGAGCAAACTTTACGGATGAGAAGAGAATTCGGATCGTATTTCGGAAGCACAATAATGCAATACGTGGATTTCAATACTATTGACGGATTTCAAggtcaagaaaaagaaataatcATCATTTCATGTGTTCGTGCCGATGATACTAAGTCAAGTGTTGGTTTCTTAAAGGATTTCCGGAGAATGAATGTTGCTCTGACCAGAGCAAAGACAAGCATGTGGATATTAGGGCATCAAAAATCTTTAGTCAAAAATAGCTTATGGAAACATTTGATCAGTAATGCGAAGCAAAGAAATTGTTTGGAATACGCATGTGCTGGATTTTTAGACTCCAGAAACCAAAGGGCTCGACAGATACTAGGTAAATTGAGGAATCTAGGAAATTCACTTCCAAAGGATGATGATTATAATCCTACCATTCGGGAGAAAACTGTGTCTTCCCTCTGTCAGCCTGAAGATGATCGCGATCACCAAAAAAAGCAGGAAAGAGGTCATAAAAACGGCAGAAAAGGAGATAATAGCTCGGCAGTTGGCtcgaaaaagaaaaagtctACCATTTTCGGTGCTACCTCTCATGTAGATGGGCCTAAACCTCATACTCCCTTCGTAAagcaaaaggaaaattcGACAAGAAACATGAACAAAGCTGAGACAACAAGAAATAGTCAACatttaaataaaaataCTCAAACTGATGCTTTGTGCGACGAGGAAAACGAGTATGTACCTAGGCTCCCCACAGATAATGATCAGCATAGATATTCGTCAACGAAACATATCAATAGCAGTACTGATAGGCAACAAGATGAAAACGGCAAGGAGACAGGTACTGATGATGACAATGATGACTACAATCCCGTCACCAACTATTCCCACGGCAGTATAAATAAGTTAAACCAGGAAGTCAAAGGAAGAGCTAATGGCACGACCAATGGAAGTGCTACCGGCAGAAGAAGTCATTCCTCAAATCCTTTCATTCCAAGGAAGAGACCACACCATAGATAG
- the CRN1 gene encoding coronin (similar to Saccharomyces cerevisiae CRN1 (YLR429W); ancestral locus Anc_4.309), whose product MSGKFVRASKYRHVFGQAAKKELQYENVKVTNNAWDSNLIKTNGKFLAVNWNASGGGAFAVIPLNEVGKSPDQVPLFRGHTAQVLDTDFDPFNDRRLASGSDDSKIGIWDIPENYSFHNALDENDEISHVKPTRMLSGHSRKVGHVLFHPLAQNVLASSSLDYTVKLWDVESGENKLTLKHPDMVTSMSFSYDGNYLATVARDKKLRVWDIRANKIVCEGQAHSGAKNQRVVWLGNSDRIATTGFSKLSDRQIGIWDAFNLEKGDLGGFYTVDQSSGILMPFYDDSNKILYLAGKGDGNIRYYELQNDELFELSEYQSTEPQRGFAVAPKRTVNIKENEVVKGFKTVVDQYIEPVSFYVPRRSEEFQEDIYPDAPSDKPALSSEEWFSGKSVDGPILVSMRKLYEGADPTFHESKKAVHLSAKTVDPTPKSKEPTPSVNSETTAKKHVEPVKSQVEKKSFDFEPPKISLKENFKSDLSVNKMLQKSSDFDSENNTEDPSRDTSGWDEEDETPKEPEVLPMAKAQSKLEKEETIPRTSKSVNEAQEHVSEATNPSSEIQKSANVATSSVAEAEDPENKSSRAVEVSKATTTTVPPSAGTASTSSNTGKSLGLKQSVEKLSSLVQSLEQVVNTLIASNLEKDDRLQNLESKIGELIQQK is encoded by the coding sequence ATGAGTGGAAAATTTGTTCGTGCATCCAAATACAGGCATGTGTTTGGCCAAGCTGCAAAGAAGGAATTGCAGTACGAAAATGTAAAAGTTACCAATAACGCATGGGACTCAAATTTAATCAAAACGAATGGTAAATTCTTAGCTGTCAATTGGAACGCCTCCGGAGGTGGTGCATTTGCTGTAATCCCTTTGAATGAAGTTGGTAAGTCTCCTGACCAAGTTCCGCTCTTCAGAGGCCACACTGCCCAAGTTTTGGACACAGATTTCGATCCCTTCAATGATCGCAGATTGGCTTCTGGATCTGatgattccaaaattgGTATTTGGGATATACCTGAAAACTACTCTTTCCACAATGCGCTTGATGAGAACGATGAAATTAGCCATGTGAAACCTACAAGAATGCTTTCAGGACATTCACGGAAAGTTGGTCATGTTCTTTTCCATCCACTTGCTCAAAACGTTTTGGCTTCATCGTCTTTAGATTACACTGTGAAGCTTTGGGATGTGGAAAGCGGTGAGAACAAGCTGACCCTGAAACATCCGGATATGGTTACATCAATGTCCTTTTCATACGATGGTAATTATTTAGCAACGGTAGCTCGTGATAAAAAACTGAGAGTTTGGGATATAAGAGCTAACAAAATCGTGTGTGAAGGCCAAGCACATAGTGGTGCAAAGAACCAGAGAGTTGTTTGGCTAGGTAATAGTGACCGGATTGCTACTACCGgattttccaaattgaGTGATCGTCAAATTGGTATTTGGGATGCTTTCAATTTAGAGAAAGGGGATTTAGGAGGCTTCTACACAGTTGATCAATCCTCGGGAATTTTAATGCCTTTTTATGACGATAGTAATaaaattctttatttgGCAGGTAAGGGTGATGGTAACATTCGTTATTAtgaacttcaaaatgaCGAGCTATTTGAGTTGTCCGAGTATCAGTCCACTGAACCTCAAAGAGGTTTTGCTGTGGCGCCAAAACGTACCGTAaatatcaaagagaatgaGGTTGTAAAGGGGTTCAAGACAGTGGTGGATCAATACATTGAACCGGTGTCCTTTTATGTGCCAAGGAGATCTGAAGAATTTCAGGAAGACATTTACCCTGATGCACCTTCTGATAAGCCTGCATTGAGTTCCGAAGAATGGTTCTCGGGCAAATCTGTCGATGGACCAATACTTGTGAGTATGAGAAAATTGTACGAAGGAGCTGACCCTACATTCCATGAATCGAAAAAGGCAGTCCACCTGTCTGCCAAAACTGTAGATCCAACACCAAAATCCAAGGAGCCAACACCTAGCGTAAATAGTGAAACTACTGCCAAGAAACACGTTGAACCGGTGAAGAGtcaagttgaaaaaaagagcttCGATTTCGAACCACCaaaaatctctttgaaagaaaacttcaaatcTGATCTCTCCGTAAACaaaatgcttcaaaagTCGTCGGATTTCGATTCTGAAAACAATACAGAGGATCCCTCAAGAGACACTTCTGGTTgggatgaagaagatgagacCCCGAAGGAACCAGAAGTATTACCAATGGCAAAAGCACAGTCTAAACtggaaaaggaagaaacTATCCCTAGAACTTCAAAGTCTGTAAATGAGGCCCAAGAACATGTATCTGAGGCAACAAATCCTTCTAgcgaaattcaaaaatcgGCGAATGTGGCAACTAGCTCTGTTGCTGAGGCTGAAGACCCTGAGAACAAAAGTTCACGTGCCGTCGAAGTTTCTAAAGCCACTACAACGACTGTACCTCCTTCCGCTGGTACGGCTAGTACCTCAAGCAACACAGGGAAATCATTGGGCCTGAAGCAATCTGTTGAGAAACTGTCTTCTTTGGTCCAGAGCTTGGAGCAAGTCGTTAACACATTGATCGCATCGAACCTCGAAAAAGATGATCGTTTGCAAAACCTTGAAAGCAAAATTGGAGAATTGATCCAGCAAAAGTAA
- the MAG2 gene encoding RING-type E3 ubiquitin transferase MAG2 (similar to Saccharomyces cerevisiae MAG2 (YLR427W); ancestral locus Anc_4.308), protein MDIGMGLNNSGGSDSPDSSSNSGKKGGKKPVHRSGIKSKKHGEEKPQADNSGRASRGGFHGHNHRQHKNQQKYKNQNGSNSSALGYDLDFSIQEELNSGNYKFRGGKAQVSINHLLQFQLPEIERDRLGDSRELARRRNKSDNAIHLTGDSFINANYRLLVDDRFEYKEQGNHPDVPIPQENIVRVIVPRGQKCPICLEEPVAPQMVACGHIFCYSCLINFFSIEEVTKDTTNEYSRRRKLKECPLCGNIIRQNKIKSVIFEEDIPNEAPQPNSRIKLSLMCKPHDSILPLPVELEIDPSRTGNFPPAEFDSLSKYAHIMKCNPEKTIEMLRKDIDDINTQYEIDRILYSDNGKFYKLAVKELESRIKSISEQQVSQPDIARSLSNVNLGCNLREKYNDNSAFFFYQTAFQSSTKFFLSPLDVKILLNAYHQYCCFPEELSMVAENIHYGTSVTEDLLSRYKYFGHLPLGTEIAFIDLDWRDNMIIPKAVEQQFIGELKKRRKKLHLKKQKEDKEKAMYQMKIEKEHEEFYRRENGDNPLVPEFMEYGNHQISLEALSPKQREATTNEGSGLKKGYVERTIWGTSISLQQDKQTSQENQEFEAMLLQRMQESESSNSRSSGQKGKKNKKNKGKVMLLSNTHQTY, encoded by the coding sequence ATGGATATAGGTATGGGACTCAATAATTCTGGTGGCTCAGATTCACCAGATAGTTCCAGCAATAGTGGCAAGAAGGGTGGAAAGAAGCCGGTGCATCGAAGTGGTATCAAATCTAAGAAACATGGTGAGGAGAAGCCGCAGGCGGATAATAGTGGAAGAGCAAGCAGAGGTGGATTCCATGGACATAATCATAGGCAGCACAAGAATCAACAGAAGTACAAGAACCAAAATGGTAGCAACAGCTCTGCATTAGGCTACGACTTGGATTTCTCAATCCAAGAGGAACTTAATAGCGGTAACTATAAATTCAGAGGTGGTAAAGCTCAAGTGTCTATAAATCATCTACTGCAGTTTCAGCTACCTGAGATTGAAAGGGACAGATTAGGGGATAGTAGGGAACTCGCAAGACGTAGAAACAAATCAGATAACGCCATTCATCTTACTGGTGATTCTTTCATCAATGCTAATTATCGCCTGCTAGTTGATGACAGATTTGAGTATAAGGAGCAAGGAAATCACCCTGACGTTCCTATTCCACAGGAAAATATTGTTAGAGTCATTGTACCCAGGGGCCAAAAATGCCCAATATGCCTAGAGGAGCCTGTGGCCCCTCAAATGGTCGCTTGTGGtcacattttttgttaCAGTTGCCTCATAAACTTCTTCTCGATAGAAGAAGTCACGAAGGATACTACTAATGAATATAGCAGGAGGCGAAAACTCAAGGAGTGCCCACTATGTGGAAACATCATCCGCCAGAATAAAATAAAGTCGGTTATATTCGAAGAAGACATTCCCAATGAAGCACCACAACCGAATTCTAGAATAAAGTTGTCGTTAATGTGCAAACCGCATGATTCCATTCTTCCGTTACCAGTTGAATTGGAAATCGATCCTTCTCGCACCGGTAATTTTCCGCCTGCTGAATTTGACTCGCTATCTAAATACGCCCATATCATGAAGTGCAATCcagaaaaaacaattgaaatgTTACGGAAAGACATAGATGATATCAATACAcaatatgaaattgatagaatTCTCTACAGCGATAATGGTAAATTTTACAAGTTGGCAGTAAAAGAGTTGGAATCCCGAATTAAGTCTATATCTGAGCAACAAGTATCTCAACCTGACATTGCTCGGTCTTTATCAAATGTTAATCTGGGTTGTAACTTAAGAGAAAAGTACAACGATAACtctgcatttttcttctatcAAACAGCATTTCAATCTTCAACGaaatttttcctttcacCATTGGATGTGAAAATTCTGCTGAATGCATATCATCAGTATTGTTGTTTTCCCGAAGAGCTCTCAATGGTAGCAGAGAATATCCATTATGGCACGTCAGTGACGGAGGATCTCCTGTCAAGATATAAATATTTCGGTCATTTACCTCTAGGGACAGAAATAGCTTTCATCGACTTAGACTGGCGCGATAACATGATAATTCCGAAAGCAGTTGAACAACAGTTCATTGGCGAACTGAAAAAGCGTCGCAAGAAATTGCATTTAAAGAAGCAGAAAGAGGACAAAGAGAAAGCAATGTAccaaatgaaaattgaaaaagaacaTGAGGAATTCTATAGACGTGAAAATGGGGATAATCCGCTAGTACCTGAATTTATGGAATATGGGAACCATCAAATTTCTTTGGAAGCATTGTCCCCGAAACAACGTGAAGCTACGACCAATGAAGGCTCTGGACTCAAAAAAGGCTATGTAGAAAGAACTATATGGGGTACATCCATTTCGTTGCAGCAGGATAAGCAGACCTCgcaagaaaatcaagagttTGAAGCAATGTTGCTACAGAGAATGCAGGAATCAGAAAGCTCTAATTCTAGGTCATCGGGCcaaaaagggaaaaagaataaaaaaaacaagggCAAAGTAATGCTCCTCAGTAATACACATCAAACATATTAG
- the SPC2 gene encoding signal peptidase complex subunit SPC2 (similar to Saccharomyces cerevisiae SPC2 (YML055W); ancestral locus Anc_4.307): MSKPINSYSIPELRQTLDESLPVVFAKLNYKQSFGLIDGKLSIGYLIAVVAAASFFLDKKFAYKEVVGYQTLLVGAYTILSIAFWYYTKYVEKGIKYIGIKKDGNRLYVKTDFEDGRPEYQVELKNGKGVELKIALPVNEVFNEAGYLQNNLFYQWVEKQVKNLETKKTQ, translated from the coding sequence ATGAGCAAGCCAATAAACTCCTATTCTATTCCTGAGCTGCGTCAAACGCTGGATGAGTCGCTTCCTGTTGTATTCGCAAAGTTGAATTATAAGCAGTCGTTTGGCCTTATTGATGGAAAACTTTCAATTGGCTACTTGATTGCTGTGGTAGCTGCAgcaagtttttttttggataaaAAGTTTGCCTACAAGGAAGTAGTAGGTTACCAAACACTATTGGTAGGCGCATATACGATTCTTTCTATTGCATTTTGGTATTATACCAAATATGTGGAAAAAGGTATCAAATACATCGGTATTAAAAAGGATGGAAATAGGCTGTACGTAAAGACCGACTTCGAAGATGGTAGGCCTGAGTACCAGGTTGAGTTAAAAAATGGTAAAGGCGTTGAGCTAAAGATAGCGTTACCGGTGAATGAAGTATTTAATGAGGCAGGTTATTTACAAAATAATCTTTTCTATCAATGGGTTGAGAAGCAGgtcaaaaatcttgaaacCAAGAAGACCCAGTGA